Genomic window (Salinibacterium sp. M195):
CGACGAGATTGCGCGCCTCGATGCCTCACGTCGCCAGTTCTTCGCCTGGATCTCGCACGACCTTCGCACTCCCCTGACCGGCATCAGCGCCCTCGCTGAAGCCCTCGACGCTGGCGCTGTTGATGATCCGAGCGACTACCTGCGCCAAATTCGTGCCCAGGTCATCACCATGAACCGACTCGTGGATGACCTCTTCGAACTCTCGCTCATCCAGAGCGGAACCCTCAAGCTTCGGCCGGAGAACATCGAGCTTCTCGATATTGTGTCGGATGCCGTCTCTGATGTGAGCCAGCTTGCGACCGCCCGTGGCATCCGCATTGTTCACGCTGGCGTCGAGGGTCGGATGCTGTGGGCCGACCCCCACGAACTCACTCGCGTGGTCGTGAACCTGCTCACCAACAGCATCCGGTACGCGCCAGCGGACTCGCAGATTCTCATCAGCGCTGACCAGCGCGACGACCTCAGCCTCGTACTCTCGGTGCTCGATCAGGGCAGCGGCGTGGCTAGCGAAGATCTCAGCCACATGTTCGAAATCGGATGGCGAGCTACCGAAGCTCGCACTCCCGAGCAGGAGTCGAGCGGTTCGGCTGGAGCAGGCCTCGGCCTCGCCATTGTGCGCGGCATCGTCGAAGCGCACGGCGGCGGCGTCAACGCCGAGAACGGTCCAGAAGGGTTCCGCCTCAACGTGGCGCTGCCGACAACGGTGAGCTAACGCCCCTGCTCGGTTTGATGCCGTCGTTGTGCCGACTAGGCGAGTAGTTCTTCGAGCTCCAACCAGCGCATCTCGACAGTGTCGAGAGCCTCTTGAAGGGCCTGCTGTTCGCCAACGAGAGCGCCAAGACCAGCAAAATCGGACTGGTCGTGGGTGGCCATCCGCTGATGAAGTTCAGTGATCTGACCCTGCAGCTTCGTGATCTTGCGGCTGGCAGCAGCGTGCTCTTTTTGAGAGGTGCGCAATTCGGCACCGCCCAGTTTCGGCTTTGATTTCGCGGCCGTGGCATCCGGAGCGCCCGCTGCAGCACCTTCAGTATTTATTGAAGCACCCTTGAGCTGCTTCGTGCGCAATTCGAGGTACTCGTCAACACCACGGGGCAGATGGCGGAAGCCGCCCTCCATGACCGCGTACTGCTGATCGGTGACACGCTCAAGCAAGTACCGGTCGTGACTCACGACGAGCAGAGTGCCGGGGTAGGTGTCGAGAAGATCCTCAATCGCAGCAAGCATGTCGGTGTCGAGGTCGTTAGTGGGCTCATCCAGAATCAGAACGTTCGGCTCCGAGAGCAAAATGAGAAGCAACTGGAGGCGACGCTTCTGGCCACCCGACAAATCTTTCACCGGGGTGGAGAGCTGGGTGCTTGTAAAGCCAACCCGCTCCAACATTTGGGTGGGCGTCATCTCTTTGCCGCCGGTGACATAGGTGCTCTTGTGGCGACCGATGACCGTGCTGACGCGCTCGTTCCAAATGTCTTCGAGCTCGGCAAGCTGCTGCGTGAGAGTCGCGACCTTGATGGTTTTTCCGCGCTTCACTCGACCGCTGGTGGGCAGGAGCGAGCCAGAGACGAGCGAGAGCAGCGTGGACTTTCCGGCACCGTTCACGCCCAAGATTCCGGTGCGCTCACCGGGGGCGATGCGCCACGTGACGTCGTTGAGAACCGTCTTCTCGCCGGCGGCACCGGATGCTGGATCAGTAACTTGGTAGGTGACGGTGACGCCTTCGAGGTCGACAACATCTTTACCGAGCCGCTGCATCGCCATCGACGACAGCGAAACGCTGTCGCGAGCTGGCGGCTCATTCTCGATCAAATCGTTTGCCGCATCGATGCGGAACTTCGGCTTCGTCGTGCGCGCGGGAGCACCGCGACGCAACCAAGCCAACTCCTTGCGCATGAGGTTCTGGCGCTTCGACTCCGAAGCAGCCGCCATGCGGTCGCGCTCAACTCGCTGCAGAATGTAGGCAGCGTAACCACCCTCGAAAGGCTCGATCAGGCGATCGTGCACCTCCCAGGTGGCAGTACAAATCTCATCAAGGAACCACCGGTCGTGAGTGACAACCAGCAATCCACCGGCGTTGGTTCCCCAGCGACGCTTGAGGTGGCTCGCAAGCCACGAAATACCTTCGACATCGAGGTGGTTAGTGGGCTCATCCAAGAAGATGACATCCCAGTCACCAATCAGCAGAGCGGCAAGAGCAACCCGACGACGCTGGCCACCAGAGAGATCGCCAACCTTGGCCTCCCACGGGATGTCAGCAGCAAGACCCGCAATAACGTCGCGAACCTTCGGGTCGCCCGCCCACACGTGCTCATCAATATCGCCAATGACGGTCTCGTGCACCGTCTTGGTGCCATCGAGCTCATCGGCCTGATCGAGCATGCCGAGGGTGACGCCATTGCGCCTGGTTACTCGCCCCTCATCGGGGTCGAGTCGGCCCGAAAGCATCCGCATGAGGGTAGTTTTGCCGTCACCGTTGCGACCGACGATGCCGATACGGTCGCCCTCGTCGAGGCCGATGGTGACATTATCGAAGATTACGCGAGTCGGAAATTCAAGATGAAGGGACTCAGCGCCTAGAAGGTGTGCCATTCGGGCAAGCCTAGCCGGGTTAGTCGTTGATGATTCGCGCCCCGTGCACCGGACCCGTGGCTCGCACCACATTCATCTGCGCCGCACTCAGCGCAATTTGCAGTTCAAGAGCCGAATCGAGGTCGGCAGTCAAGAACGCAACGGTCGGCCCCGAACCCGAAACTATCCCCGCAAGGGCGCCATTTTTCTCGCCAAGCTCAATGACCGCAGCCAATGAAGGCTCCATATGAAGGGCCGGTGCCTGAAGGTCATTGTGGAGACTTTCGGCAAGCATGTGGGGATCACCCGCGCGCAAGGCCTGAAGAACATCCGTCTCGACACTGGGCGCGACTTCGGCCGGAAATATGTCTTGTGCATGGCGTTCGCGATGAAGGTCGAGCTCGTTGTACACCTCCGGAGTGGAGAGCCCGGAGTCGGAGAGTGCCAACACCCACTGAAACTGCCCTTTGGCCAGAGCGGGGCTGAGCTGGTCGCCACGACCTGTACCTATTGCTGTTCCGCCAGTAAGCGCAAACGGCACGTCAGCGCCAAGTTCCGCCGCCATGCCGAGCATCTGCTCGCGAGAGACACCGGTGCCCCATAAAGCGTCACAGGCAAGAAGTGTTGCCGCGGCATCCGCAGATCCACCACCCATGCCACCGGTAACGGGCACGTGCTTCTCGATCTCGAGACGAACCCCGCCGCGATAGCCAGTGCGCCGCGCAAGAAGTCGAGCGGCCTTGATCGCAATGTTCGAGCCATCAGTGGGAACTCGCGACAAATTGACGGTTCCTGAGATCGACACAGAGAAATCGTCGGCATGAAATGCGCGTACGTCTTCGTGAAGCGAGACTGCCTGATAGGCGATTGCCACATCGTGGTAGCCGTCGTCGAGCAGCGAGCCCACCTTGAGGAAGACATTGATCTTGCCAGGGGCTCGTGCATGAACCATTGTGGAGGCTGCCGGCACGGAAGTCATGAACCAAACTTACCTTGTGCGGTGGACCTGTCTGTGCGCGGGGGCGTGGATAGCGACTGTCACCGAAAAATTGTGAACGTCTCGTTACCCGCGCGAATTTACTTCGAAATAGTGAGCCCGCGAATCGCGGCATATCGAGCCGTGACCGACTCTGCCCACTCGGTGCTCACGTGGCCAGCATTGACCTCAAACCAGCTCAGGAACTCGGCATGCTGCCACTTCGATGCGCCAGCCATATCGAGAAAGGCGAACCATTCATCTGGATGCCGCCCCGTGCCCTCAAGAACATCGCGATCGCTAGGGGACGTGCTCGGTGCATCAGACATGAAGCCAACCTACCGTCGTTCGGCACCAAACGGAATGGTCAATGTTGGCAGCAGCATCACCCGGGACAAACGTCGCTACTCGGCGCGAGCAATTGCAAGGAAATCGTGCACCGTGAGCTCCTCGCCCCGAGCCGTTGGCGCGACACCCGCCGCAATAAGCCGATCGGAGGCGGCGGTCGAGCTGCCCAACAAACTAGAGAGCGACTGACGCAACATTTTGCGACGCTGCTGGAAGGCGGCATCCACTAAGGCGAAGGTGGCCTTGCGCTCCTCGATCGTTCCGGGCTGTTCGCGTCGCTCAAAACGAACGAGCACCGAGTCGACGTTGGGAACGGGCCAGAAGACTTGGCGGCTTACGAGACCGGCGGTGGAGAACTCGCCGTACCAGGCAGCCTTGATGCTCGGCGAACCATAAACCTTGCTGCCGGGGCCTGCCGCTACACGATTGCCGACCTCGGCCTGCACCATCACGAGCCCGCGATCGAGCGAATCGAAGTGCTCCAAGAAATGCAGCAACACCGGAACCGACACGTTGTAGGGCAGGTTCGCCACGAAAACACGAGGGTCGTCGGGCAACTCAGTGACGCGCAAGGCGTCATCGGTGATAACCGTGAGCTGAGCATCCGGCTGCATCTGACTGACCGTGAGTGGCAACTGGGCGGCAAGACGCTTATCGATTTCGACGGCAACAACGGATGCCCCGGTCTCGAGCAACCCGAGCGTGAGCGAACCCAGCCCTGGGCCGACCTCGACCACCGTTTCGCCAGAGACAACGTGCGCGGCTTTCACAATGCGGCGCACCGTGTTGGGATCAATAACAAAGTTTTGGCCCAACTTCTTGGTGGGCTGGATGCCGAGAAGGTCGGCGAGATCGCGGATCTCAGCGGGGCCGAGCAGGGTGCTCATCGGGTGCCTGCGTTCATTGTTGTGTGCGCTGCCGAGCGTGCCGGTGCGGCATCAACGCCCGGGGGAAGTTCGGTATCCCACGAGCCATAAACGGCCTCGGTGGTGGCGGCAAGCTGCGCCGAAAGCTCGAGCTCGCTGATCTCGAGATGCGTCGCCATCGCGCGCACCGTATGCGGCATCAAGTACGGCGCATTCGGCCGGCCACGCAGCGGATGCGGTGTGAGGTACGGAGCGTCGGTCTCGACCATGATGCGGTCGAGATCGATCACCGAAAGCGCTTCGCGCAGGTTCGCCGCGTTCTTGAACGTGACCGTTCCCGCGAACGACAAGAACCAACCGTTGTCGGCTGCAATGCGCGCCATCGCCGCATCACCCGAGAAGCAGTGGAAGACGGTGCGCTCGGGAGCGCCGATCCTCAACAGCGTCTCAATGACCTCGTCGTGGGCGTCGCGATCGTGAATCTGCAGCGCTAAGCCGTGCCGCTTGGCAATCGCAATGTGCGCTTCGAAGGAACGGAACTGCGCGGGGCGACCGTCGTCATCCGTGCGGTAAAAGTCGAGACCTGTTTCGCCGACGGCACGCACCCGAGGAAGGGCGGCAAGTTCGTCGATGGCGGCGAGCGCAGTATCCAACTCCCCTGCCGCTTCAAGCTCGGGAGCGTCGTTCGGGTGAATTGCTACCGCTGCGAGAACACGAGGGTTGGAAGCGGCCAATTCAGCCGACCATCGGCTCGTTGCGACATCCGTGCCGACCTGAACGACGCCACGAACCCCGACCGAAGCGGCCCGCGCCAAGTGCTCATGAAAGTCGAGCTGGTTATCGGGCCCGCCGTCAGCAATCTCGAGGTGCGTGTGATTATCGTAAACAACGCCGTCAAGCGGGTCTGGCAGCGGCGGGTATTGCAGCTTCTCGGACGCTTTTTCGTCGGTGCTGCGGTGGCGTTGCCTGATGAACGGTTCGGTCACGCCGTGCCGCTTTCGGCATCCACTTCGATGCGCGGGAACAGCGATGATTCGAGCGCGGTCACGCGACCGGTGTTCGACCAGTTCGTGGCATCATCAATGCGCTGCTCGCGCAGTTCGCCAACACCACCGATGGCTTGCCAGAGCTTTTCGGTTGCCTTAGGAAGCACGGGCGAAAGAAGGATGGCGAGCGTGCCCAAACCGTTGACCGTCGTGGCCAGTACGGTGCCGAGGCGTTCGCGGTTGGCAGGGTCTTTCGACAGCGCCCACGGCTCTTGCTCCGTGATGTACCCGTTGAGTTCATCCACAAGCTCCCACACCGAGGCCAGCGCTTCGTTGATTGCAAACTTATCGATGAGGGCGTTCGACTTCTCGGTCGCACGCTTCTGCGTCGCAATGATTGCTTCGTCGGATGCCGTCAGCTCACCGAGCGTCGGGATCTCACCATCGAAGTACTTATTCACCATCGCAATAACGCGCGAGGCAAGGTTTCCGAAGCCGTTGGCCAGTTCTGCTTGGTAGCGCGCGCTCAGGTCTTCCCAGCTGAAGGAACCGTCTTGACCGAAGGTGATGGCGCTCATGAAGTAGTAGCGGAAAGCATCGGAGCCGAAGGTGTCGGTGATCTGGGTTGGCGCGATGCCGGTCAACTTCGACTTAGACATCTTTTCACCGCCGACAAGCAACCAGCCGTGGCCGAAGACGGCACGCGGCACCGGGAGGTCTGCAGCCATGAGCATCGCGGGCCAAATGACGGCGTGGAAACGAGCAATGTCTTTGCCGACAAGTTGCACGGCGGGCCAGCGCTTGGCGAACTGTTCGTCGTCGACGCCGTAGCCGATGGCGCTGATGTAGTTGAGGAGGGCGTCGAACCAGACGTACACGACGTGAGTTTCATCCCACGGAACTTTGACACCCCAGTCGAAGCTGGAGCGCGAAATGGAGAGGTCGTCGAGGCCCTGCTTGACGAACTGGATGATTTCGTTGCGCACGCTAGCGGGCTGCACGAAGTCGGGCTGGCTTTCGTACAGGTCGAGCAGCTTCTGCCCGAAGTCACTCATACGGAAGAAGTAGTTTTTCTCTTTGAGGATCTCGACCGGGCGCGAGTGGATGGCGCACACCAGCTGGCCCTTGTAGTCACCGTCGGGAGCGGTGACGAGGTCATCGAGCTGCTTGTACTCTTCGCACCCAACGCAGTAATAGCCCTCGTACTCGCCAGCATAAATGTGGCCGTCGTCATAGAGACGCTGCAGGAAGGTTGCGACAGCCTTCTCGTGACGCTCGTCGGTGGTGCGAATAAAGTCATCGTTGGCGATGTCGATCGTTTCAAGCAGCGGCTGCCATGAATCGGCAACGAGGCGGTCGGCCCACTCTTGTGGAGTCGTGTTGTTTGCGACTGCGGTGCGCAGAATCTTCTGGCCGTGCTCGTCGGTTCCCGTGAGCAGCCAGGCGTCTTCACCCCGCTGACGGTGCCAGCGCGCGAGAACATCGGCGGCCACCTCCGTGTACGCGTGCCCAATGTGGGGAACGTCGTTCACATAGAAAATGGGCGTCGCAATATAGAAGGAGTCGCCGGCAGACATGCCTTCATTGTATTCGCCTGTATCGATTGATTACGCCGGGTGCGTTAGCGGCCTGCTCGGGAGACGGATGCCCGACTCCCCAATGTGGGAGTCTGTGGGTTTATCTGTATTTGTGTTGCATTTCGACAAGAACGGGCGTACTCTCACAGGAACGCATTCGGGTGCGTTGGTAAATCAAAGGAGATTACGGAATGTACGCAGAAGAGCGGCAACAGCACATAGAGGGACAACTTGCTGAAGCCGGTCGCGTCGCCGTAATCGACCTCGCTCGCACGTTCGACGTGTCAAGCGAAACGGTCCGTCGAGACCTCGATCAGCTCGAAGCACGAGGCGTATTGCGCCGCGTGCACGGTGGTGCGGTCTCGGCGGCCCGGATTAGTCGCGTCGAAGAAAGTGTCGCCGCCCGCACCGACCGCAACTCTGCTGCGAAAGAGCGCATTGCGCTGGCCGCGATGGCTCTTATCCCGCCCACGTTCACTGGCGCCATCAGCATCGACTCGGGCACCACGACGAGCCGCCTGGCTCAGCACTTGCGGGACTGGCAGCCCGCGACATCCACTGGTTCGCTGACGATTATCACCAATTCGATCTCGATCGCGGCGATTGTGAGCGAGAACCCACACATTGAGATTCAGCTCATCGGCGGTCGCTTGCGCGGCATCACGGGGGCTGCGGTCGGCTCCGCAACGCTCAACCAGCTTGCGGGCATGCGCCCCGACATCGCATTCCTGGGTGCCAACGGTGTTCACGCCGACTTTGGTTTCAGCACGCCAGACCCCGACGAAGCAGCAGTCAAGAGTGCCCTCACTCGCGGCTCGCGTCGCGCGATCGCCCTTGTCGATGCCTCGAAGCTCGGCATCGAAACCCTCATGAACTTCGCATCGCTCGCGGAGGTCGACACGATCATCACCGACCGCTCCCCCGCCGACGACCTCACTCTCGCCCTCGAGCACGCGGGTGTTGAAACGGTGATCGCATGATCGTCACCGTCACCGCCAACCCCAGCCTCGACCGCACGATCGAGCTCGACTCCGCTCTCGAGCGCGGTGAAGTTCAGCGCTCGGTTTCGAGCAGTGAGCAGCCAGGCGGCAAGGGCGTGAATGTGTCGCGCGCACTGATTGCCTCCGGCTTGGACACCATTGCCGTGCTCCCCGGTGATGCCTCAGACCCAATGCTGGTTGCATTGCGCGCCGAACACACCCCGACCGCTGGCCTGCCGATCGCGGGCCGCGTGCGGTCCAACGTGACGATCACCGAACCTGACGGCACGACAACCAAGATCAACGAGCCGGGCCCGCAACTCACCACCGCCGACGATGCCGCACTCATCGCACTGGTCGTGTCGCACTCCCGCCGCGCAGAATGGGTAGTGCTCGCCGGCTCGCTCCCTCCCGGGCTCAGCGATGACTTTTATGTGCGCGTTGTGCAGGCAATTCGGGCGGCGACCGACAGTCAGCCCCCGCGCATTGCGGTCGATTCCTCGGGTGCACCGATGCTCGCCCTCATCGAATCGGGTGTTGGCGTCGACCTCATCAAGCCCAACTCTGAAGAGCTCGCCGAACTGACAGGCCTTCCAGACACCTTCGAGAGCGACCCGGATGCCGCGGCTACTGCCGCTCTGAGCCTCGTGCAACGCGGCTGTCGTGCTGTACTCGCCACCCTCGGCTCGCGCGGAGCTCTTCTCATCACCGCCGACGAGACTTGGCGAGCCACCATGCCGCCGGTCGCCGCCAAGAGCACCGTCGGCGCAGGAGACGCCTCCCTCGCCGGCTACCTGCTCGCCGACCAACGCGGCGCAACACCAGAACGACGTCTCGCGCAGGCTGTCGCTCACGGCGCTGCCGCCGCATCCCTGCCCGGCAGCACCATGCCAAGCCCCGAACAGACCAAACCCGATTCCGCTGAAGTGTTCGTGCTCAGCCGAGCGGACCACCGCTAAACCTCAGCACCACCACTGCTGTACACAAGGAGAAAGCAATGTCGCAACTCATCACCACTGACCTCGTGCTTTTGGACGCCGATCTCGGCACCAATCGCGAAGGTGTCATTCGTGCGCTGACGCATCTCGTCGCCGAACAAGGCCGCGCCACCAATGCCGAGTCGCTTTTTGACGACGCTTGGGCACGAGAGCAGCTCACCGATACCGGCGTTCCCGGCGGAATCGCAATCCCTCACTGCCGCTCAGAAGCCGTCACCGAACCCACCCTCGTGATGGCTCGCCTTGCGCCTGCCGTTGACTTCGGAGCGACGGATGCTCCGGCCGACCTCGTTTTCCTGATCGCCGCCCCCGCCGGCGCCGACAAAGAACATCTCACGGTGCTGTCTGCTCTTGCCCGGTCCCTCGTGAACCCCGAGTTCGTCGACAGCCTGCGTGCGGCTGCTACCCGCGAAGACATCGTTGCCCTCGTTGAGCAGGCGACTGCGCCGGAAGAGAAGGCAGAGCCCGCCGCCGCTGGTGGTGGTTCTGGTGGTGGTTCTGGTGCGAGCGCCGCGAAGCATGCTGCCCCGGCCACCGATAACGAAGCACGCCCCGTGCTCATTGCCGTTACCGCGTGCCCCACCGGCATCGCGCACACCTACATGGCGGCCGATTCACTCGCCGCCGCCGCAGAACGAGCTGGCGTGGAACTCCACGTCGAGACTCAAGGTTCTTCTGGCGCAACGCCGATTGATCCTGCGGTTATTGCTGCGGCATCCGCTGTCATCTTTGCTGTTGATGTGGATGTTCGCGACAAGGGCCGTTTCGCGGGCAAGCCCCTTGTGCAGTCGCCAGTCAAGCGCGGTATAGATGCGCCTGACGCGATGATCGCCGAAGCCCTCGCCGCCGCTAGCGACCCCAACGCGACTCGCGTTGCCGGTGGCGAAGCGGCCGCCGAGAGCACGAGAAGCACCACCGATGAGCACTTCGGCCAGACAGTGCAGCGCGCCCTACTCACCGGCGTGAGCTACATGATTCCGTTCGTGGCCGGCGGCGGTCTACTGATCGCCCTCGGCTTCTTGCTCGGTGGATACTTGATCACCGACACCGCTGGCGACATCATCACGCAAAACAGTCTGTGGAATCTGCCCGATGGCGGAGTCGGCGCGTACCTCGGTGCCGCGGCCTTCAAGATCGGTCAGGCCTCGATGGGCTTCCTTGTTCCCGCCCTTGCCGGTTACATTGCCTACGCGATTGCCGACCGCCCCGGTATCGCCCCCGGCTTCACCGCCGGTGCTGTTGCTGGTCTCATGGGTGCAGGCTTCCTCGGCGGAATCGTCGGTGGTCTCCTCGCCGGTGTTGCCGCTCACTGGCTCGCCCAGCGCAAGACCGCGGCCTGGTTCCGTGGCCTCATGCCCGTTGTCGTGATCCCGCTGCTGGCGTCGATCTTCGCTTCGGGCTTGATGGTGCTCATTCTCGGTGGACCGATCGCGGCCCTCACCGTTGGCCTCAACGACTTCCTCAACGGCTTGAGTGGTGCATCCGCTGTCGTTCTCGGTCTCATTCTGGGAGCCATGATGGGCTTCGATCTCGGTGGCCCTGTCAACAAAGTCGCCTATGCGTTTGCTGTTGCTGGTCTCGGTGCCGGTGCAATCGACAACCAGGCACCGTGGATGATCATGGCCGCCGTTATGGCATCGGGAATGGTTGCGCCTCTCGCGATGGCTCTCGCCTCCACCGTTCTGGCTCGCCGCCTGTTCTCGCCCGTCGAGAAGGAAAACGGCAAGGCAGCGTGGTTGCTTGGTGCGTCGTTCATCTCTGAAGGAGCCATTCCGTTCGCTGCTGCTGACCCGCTGCGCGTGATCCCCGCCAGTGCGATCGGTAGTGCGGTTACGGGTGGAATCATCATGGCGTTCGGAGTCACCTCGCAGGCACCGCACGGTGGCGTCTTCGTGTTCTTCGCGATCAACCCGTTCCCCCTGTTCCTCGTCGCAATCATTGCGGGAACCATCATCACAGCGCTGATCGTGGTCGCCCTCAAGCGCTTCGTGCGCAAGAGCGCAACGGCGACGCCCGCGGCCGCTCAAGTGCAGGTTGCCGCGTAACGTCGTAGGCTGAATCTCCGGGCGCAGTGCAGACCCTGCGCCCGGAGCATCACATCGCGACACCGCACAAGGGAGACTCAATGAAGATCACCGATAGCGTGCACATCGACGCACCGGTGGAGCGAGTGTTCGAGGTCTTCTGTGACCTTGACAGCACGCCCACCAACGTCAGTGGAATCATTTCCCTTGAGTTGCTTGAAGGTCCAGCACAGCTGAAGATCGGCACTAAGTG
Coding sequences:
- a CDS encoding cell wall metabolism sensor histidine kinase WalK, producing the protein MILSFSEWLLILATAGACTAAVMLVAMLVLRLTRRRTIAFQFTIVVIAAVLSIALSTVVITAQMHFTSHDLQIVLGVVGVSALMSLGAALVSGRAVRRAFSALRESVARVGAGDVVAADSGTWKEVAEVSVQLSDASERLAAARDEIARLDASRRQFFAWISHDLRTPLTGISALAEALDAGAVDDPSDYLRQIRAQVITMNRLVDDLFELSLIQSGTLKLRPENIELLDIVSDAVSDVSQLATARGIRIVHAGVEGRMLWADPHELTRVVVNLLTNSIRYAPADSQILISADQRDDLSLVLSVLDQGSGVASEDLSHMFEIGWRATEARTPEQESSGSAGAGLGLAIVRGIVEAHGGGVNAENGPEGFRLNVALPTTVS
- a CDS encoding ABC-F family ATP-binding cassette domain-containing protein; the protein is MAHLLGAESLHLEFPTRVIFDNVTIGLDEGDRIGIVGRNGDGKTTLMRMLSGRLDPDEGRVTRRNGVTLGMLDQADELDGTKTVHETVIGDIDEHVWAGDPKVRDVIAGLAADIPWEAKVGDLSGGQRRRVALAALLIGDWDVIFLDEPTNHLDVEGISWLASHLKRRWGTNAGGLLVVTHDRWFLDEICTATWEVHDRLIEPFEGGYAAYILQRVERDRMAAASESKRQNLMRKELAWLRRGAPARTTKPKFRIDAANDLIENEPPARDSVSLSSMAMQRLGKDVVDLEGVTVTYQVTDPASGAAGEKTVLNDVTWRIAPGERTGILGVNGAGKSTLLSLVSGSLLPTSGRVKRGKTIKVATLTQQLAELEDIWNERVSTVIGRHKSTYVTGGKEMTPTQMLERVGFTSTQLSTPVKDLSGGQKRRLQLLLILLSEPNVLILDEPTNDLDTDMLAAIEDLLDTYPGTLLVVSHDRYLLERVTDQQYAVMEGGFRHLPRGVDEYLELRTKQLKGASINTEGAAAGAPDATAAKSKPKLGGAELRTSQKEHAAASRKITKLQGQITELHQRMATHDQSDFAGLGALVGEQQALQEALDTVEMRWLELEELLA
- a CDS encoding 4-(cytidine 5'-diphospho)-2-C-methyl-D-erythritol kinase, which encodes MTSVPAASTMVHARAPGKINVFLKVGSLLDDGYHDVAIAYQAVSLHEDVRAFHADDFSVSISGTVNLSRVPTDGSNIAIKAARLLARRTGYRGGVRLEIEKHVPVTGGMGGGSADAAATLLACDALWGTGVSREQMLGMAAELGADVPFALTGGTAIGTGRGDQLSPALAKGQFQWVLALSDSGLSTPEVYNELDLHRERHAQDIFPAEVAPSVETDVLQALRAGDPHMLAESLHNDLQAPALHMEPSLAAVIELGEKNGALAGIVSGSGPTVAFLTADLDSALELQIALSAAQMNVVRATGPVHGARIIND
- a CDS encoding 4-diphosphocytidyl-2C-methyl-D-erythritol kinase, whose amino-acid sequence is MSDAPSTSPSDRDVLEGTGRHPDEWFAFLDMAGASKWQHAEFLSWFEVNAGHVSTEWAESVTARYAAIRGLTISK
- the rsmA gene encoding 16S rRNA (adenine(1518)-N(6)/adenine(1519)-N(6))-dimethyltransferase RsmA, which encodes MSTLLGPAEIRDLADLLGIQPTKKLGQNFVIDPNTVRRIVKAAHVVSGETVVEVGPGLGSLTLGLLETGASVVAVEIDKRLAAQLPLTVSQMQPDAQLTVITDDALRVTELPDDPRVFVANLPYNVSVPVLLHFLEHFDSLDRGLVMVQAEVGNRVAAGPGSKVYGSPSIKAAWYGEFSTAGLVSRQVFWPVPNVDSVLVRFERREQPGTIEERKATFALVDAAFQQRRKMLRQSLSSLLGSSTAASDRLIAAGVAPTARGEELTVHDFLAIARAE
- a CDS encoding TatD family hydrolase produces the protein MTEPFIRQRHRSTDEKASEKLQYPPLPDPLDGVVYDNHTHLEIADGGPDNQLDFHEHLARAASVGVRGVVQVGTDVATSRWSAELAASNPRVLAAVAIHPNDAPELEAAGELDTALAAIDELAALPRVRAVGETGLDFYRTDDDGRPAQFRSFEAHIAIAKRHGLALQIHDRDAHDEVIETLLRIGAPERTVFHCFSGDAAMARIAADNGWFLSFAGTVTFKNAANLREALSVIDLDRIMVETDAPYLTPHPLRGRPNAPYLMPHTVRAMATHLEISELELSAQLAATTEAVYGSWDTELPPGVDAAPARSAAHTTMNAGTR
- the metG gene encoding methionine--tRNA ligase, whose amino-acid sequence is MSAGDSFYIATPIFYVNDVPHIGHAYTEVAADVLARWHRQRGEDAWLLTGTDEHGQKILRTAVANNTTPQEWADRLVADSWQPLLETIDIANDDFIRTTDERHEKAVATFLQRLYDDGHIYAGEYEGYYCVGCEEYKQLDDLVTAPDGDYKGQLVCAIHSRPVEILKEKNYFFRMSDFGQKLLDLYESQPDFVQPASVRNEIIQFVKQGLDDLSISRSSFDWGVKVPWDETHVVYVWFDALLNYISAIGYGVDDEQFAKRWPAVQLVGKDIARFHAVIWPAMLMAADLPVPRAVFGHGWLLVGGEKMSKSKLTGIAPTQITDTFGSDAFRYYFMSAITFGQDGSFSWEDLSARYQAELANGFGNLASRVIAMVNKYFDGEIPTLGELTASDEAIIATQKRATEKSNALIDKFAINEALASVWELVDELNGYITEQEPWALSKDPANRERLGTVLATTVNGLGTLAILLSPVLPKATEKLWQAIGGVGELREQRIDDATNWSNTGRVTALESSLFPRIEVDAESGTA
- a CDS encoding DeoR/GlpR family DNA-binding transcription regulator; translation: MYAEERQQHIEGQLAEAGRVAVIDLARTFDVSSETVRRDLDQLEARGVLRRVHGGAVSAARISRVEESVAARTDRNSAAKERIALAAMALIPPTFTGAISIDSGTTTSRLAQHLRDWQPATSTGSLTIITNSISIAAIVSENPHIEIQLIGGRLRGITGAAVGSATLNQLAGMRPDIAFLGANGVHADFGFSTPDPDEAAVKSALTRGSRRAIALVDASKLGIETLMNFASLAEVDTIITDRSPADDLTLALEHAGVETVIA
- a CDS encoding 1-phosphofructokinase family hexose kinase — protein: MIVTVTANPSLDRTIELDSALERGEVQRSVSSSEQPGGKGVNVSRALIASGLDTIAVLPGDASDPMLVALRAEHTPTAGLPIAGRVRSNVTITEPDGTTTKINEPGPQLTTADDAALIALVVSHSRRAEWVVLAGSLPPGLSDDFYVRVVQAIRAATDSQPPRIAVDSSGAPMLALIESGVGVDLIKPNSEELAELTGLPDTFESDPDAAATAALSLVQRGCRAVLATLGSRGALLITADETWRATMPPVAAKSTVGAGDASLAGYLLADQRGATPERRLAQAVAHGAAAASLPGSTMPSPEQTKPDSAEVFVLSRADHR